A genome region from Hevea brasiliensis isolate MT/VB/25A 57/8 chromosome 9, ASM3005281v1, whole genome shotgun sequence includes the following:
- the LOC110645696 gene encoding stachyose synthase: MAPPNNPANSIFKFIHSETLEKNFDLSSGKFSVKSIPLLYDVPSNVTFAPFLSVCNYSESDAPLPLLQRVTSLSHRGGFIGFHKDAPSHRAMNSIGRFTGRDFLSIFRFKTWWSTMWVGSSGSDLQMETQWILLNVPEIKSYVLIIPIVEGSFRSALHPGSDGHLMIYAESGSTKVKASTFDAIAYVHVCENPFNIMKEAYSALRVHLNTFRLLEEKTAPSLVDKFGWCTWDAFYLTVEPTGIWHGVKDFVEGGAPPRFLIIDDGWQSINLDGEKPNEDAKNLVLGGTQMTARLHRLDECEKFRKYKGGSILGPNRPTFDPKRPKMLISKAIELEHAEKDRDKAIQSGVTDLSAFERRMEQLKKELDALFGGEDKSGCGNCSCKVENYGMKAFTRDLRTKFKGLDDIYVWHALCGAWGGVRPGSTHLNSKITPCKLSPGLDGTMNDLAVVKIIEGGIGLVHPEQVGDFYDSMHSYLASAGITGVKVDVIHTLEYVSEEYGGRVELAKAYYKGLSDSLSKNFRGSGLISSMQQCNDFFLLGTKQISMGRVGDDFWFQDPNGDPMGVYWLQGVHMIHCAYNSMWMGQIIQPDWDMFQSDHLCAQFHAGSRAICGGPVYVSDSVGCHDFQLLKKLVYPDGTIPKCQHFALPTRDCLFKNPLFDNKTILKIWNFNKYGGVIGAFNCQGAGWDPKERRIKGHSECYKPISGSIHVTDIEWDQKIEAAQMGKAEEYIVYLNQAEDLILKTPKSDAIEVTIQPSSFELFSFVPIRKLGADTKFAPIGLTNMFNSGGTIQEFGYFVSAAEISVKVKVKGGGNFLAYSNVSPKKCFLNDAEVAFEWFSDGKLTLSLPWNEDAGGVSDVSFMF, encoded by the exons ATGGCTCCCCCGAATAATCCCGCGAATTCGATCTTCAAATTCATTCATTCAGAGACTTTAGAGAAAAACTTCGACTTATCCAGTGGGAAGTTTAGTGTCAAAAGCATCCCGTTGCTCTATGATGTTCCAAGCAATGTCACTTTTGCTCCCTTTTTGTCTGTCTGCAACTATTCCGAGTCTGATGCCCCACTTCCTCTTCTCCAGCGTGTCACTTCTCTGTCTCACAGGGGAGGATTCATTGGGTTCCACAAAGATGCACCGTCCCATCGAGCGATGAACTCCATCGGGAGGTTCACCGGTAGGGACTTTTTGTCAATATTTAGGTTCAAAACTTGGTGGTCTACCATGTGGGTGGGTAGCTCTGGGTCTGATTTGCAGATGGAAACCCAATGGATTCTCCTTAATGTTCCTGAAATAAAGTCTTATGTCCTAATAATCCCTATcgttgaaggcagttttaggtctGCTCTTCATCCTGGCAGTGATGGGCATCTGATGATTTATGCTGAGAGTGGATCTACCAAAGTGAAAGCATCCACTTTTGATGCTATTGCTTATGTTCATGTGTGTGAAAATCCTTTCAACATTATGAAGGAGGCTTATAGCGCTCTCAGGGTCCATCTCAATACATTCAGGCTTTTGGAAGAGAAAACCGCTCCTTCTCTTGTTGACAAATTTGGGTGGTGCACTTGGGATGCTTTCTATTTAACCGTGGAGCCTACTGGCATATGGCATGGTGTGAAGGATTTTGTTGAAGGTGGTGCCCCTCCAAGGTTTCTTATCATCGATGATGGATGGCAAAGCATCAATCTTGATGGCGAGAAGCCCAACGAGGACGCTAAAAACCTCGTTCTTGGTGGGACTCAAATGACCGCCAGGCTTCACAGACTCGATGAATGTGAGAAGTTCAGGAAGTACAAGGGAGGCTCCATCTTGGGTCCTAACCGTCCTACCTTCGATCCAAAGAGGCCTAAGATGTTGATTTCCAAGGCAATCGAACTCGAACATGCTGAAAAGGATCGCGACAAGGCCATCCAATCTGGTGTCACTGATTTATCCGCTTTTGAAAGAAGAATGGAACAGTTGAAAAAAGAATTGGACGCCTTGTTTGGTGGAGAAGATAAGAGTGGCTGTGGAAATTGTTCTTGCAAGGTTGAGAACTACGGCATGAAGGCATTTACAAGGGATTTGAGAACAAAATTCAAAGGTTTGGATGATATATACGTGTGGCATGCTCTTTGTGGTGCTTGGGGTGGGGTTAGGCCAGGCTCTACACACTTGAATTCAAAGATTACTCCTTGCAAATTGTCTCCTGGACTCGATGGGACAATGAACGATCTTGCTGTGGTAAAAATTATTGAAGGTGGTATTGGGCTAGTTCATCCTGAGCAAGTTGGAGATTTCTATGACTCCATGCACTCTTACCTTGCTAGTGCTGGTATTACAGGTGTGAAGGTGGATGTCATTCAC ACCCTTGAATATGTGTCTGAAGAATATGGAGGCCGTGTCGAGCTTGCAAAGGCATATTACAAGGGGCTATCAGATTCATTGTCAAAAAATTTCAGAGGAAGTGGACTCATCTCTAGTATGCAACAATGCAATGATTTCTTCCTCCTTGGGACAAAGCAGATATCCATGGGAAGAGTAG GTGATGACTTCTGGTTCCAGGATCCAAATGGTGATCCAATGGGAGTTTATTGGTTGCAAGGAGTGCATATGATCCACTGTGCCTATAACAGTATGTGGATGGGACAAATTATACAACCTGATTGGGACATGTTCCAATCTGACCACTTGTGTGCCCAGTTCCATGCTGGATCTAGGGCCATTTGTGGTGGACCTGTCTATGTGAGTGACTCTGTGGGCTGTCATGATTTTCAACTCCTGAAGAAACTTGTTTACCCTGATGGGACCATTCCCAAGTGCCAGCACTTTGCCCTGCCTACCAGAGACTGCCTCTTCAAGAACCCTCTATTTGACAACAAAACTATTCTCAAGATTTGGAACTTCAACAAG TATGGAGGTGTAATTGGAGCATTCAACTGCCAAGGAGCTGGATGGGACCCCAAGGAGCGAAGGATCAAAGGTCACTCTGAGTGCTACAAGCCAATCTCTGGTTCTATTCATGTCACGGACATTGAATGGGACCAGAAGATAGAGGCTGCCCAAATGGGAAAGGCAGAGGAGTACATAGTGTATCTCAACCAAGCAGAGGACCTAATATTGAAGACCCCAAAATCTGACGCAATAGAAGTGACCATCCAGCCATCTTCATTTGAGCTCTTCAGCTTTGTACCCATTAGAAAGCTAGGAGCTGACACCAAATTTGCTCCCATTGGTCTAACCAACATGTTTAACAGTGGCGGCACAATTCAAGAATTTGGATATTTTGTGTCAGCAGCTGAGATTAGCGTGAAGGTTAAAGTTAAAGGTGGAGGAAATTTCTTGGCCTACTCGAATGTGTCCCCAAAGAAGTGTTTCTTGAATGATGCTGAAGTTGCCTTTGAGTGGTTTTCTGATGGCAAATTGACCTTGAGTCTGCCTTGGAACGAAGATGCTGGTGGTGTATCTGATGTCTCATTTATGTTTTGA